One region of Desulfobacterales bacterium genomic DNA includes:
- a CDS encoding tetratricopeptide repeat protein: protein MRVGLKCSLQKIVVIFFFCILTGEHGYSQTDPKALFDMAVSNYKQGNYQEAIDLFTELIVIAPDNAKAYKNRGVALMSVRKMDDAIQDFNTALRIDPSLKGLYSNLGAAWHYKGEYEKAVFNYDIAIKEAPNSYVSYFNRAISRVALNRLEEARADLEKTLALNPGFDPAVSAKQDVQKMLAETSGKSHVVQAGAFLVETNALEMKTNLIEKGVDARIVVLKDAKQRTWYLVRCGNNLTHEAAKRLNTQLKKRYHIDSVIRPEDWF, encoded by the coding sequence ATGAGGGTTGGGTTAAAGTGTTCCCTTCAAAAAATAGTGGTGATTTTTTTCTTTTGTATTTTGACCGGCGAGCACGGATATTCACAAACGGATCCAAAAGCGCTTTTTGACATGGCCGTAAGCAACTATAAACAAGGAAACTATCAGGAGGCGATTGATCTTTTTACGGAGTTGATCGTCATCGCGCCTGATAATGCAAAGGCATACAAGAACCGTGGGGTGGCCTTAATGAGCGTGAGAAAAATGGACGATGCCATCCAAGATTTTAACACCGCGCTGCGCATTGATCCGTCCTTAAAAGGGCTTTACAGCAACTTGGGCGCTGCTTGGCATTATAAAGGGGAGTACGAAAAAGCGGTCTTTAATTACGATATTGCAATTAAAGAGGCCCCGAACAGTTATGTCAGCTATTTCAACCGGGCGATTTCACGGGTCGCTTTGAACCGGCTTGAAGAAGCCCGCGCAGATTTGGAAAAAACGCTTGCGCTCAACCCCGGGTTTGATCCCGCTGTATCCGCGAAGCAAGACGTTCAGAAAATGCTGGCTGAAACCAGCGGCAAATCGCATGTCGTGCAAGCAGGGGCCTTTCTCGTGGAGACCAATGCTCTTGAAATGAAAACGAACCTAATCGAAAAGGGTGTGGACGCCAGGATAGTGGTGTTAAAGGATGCCAAACAAAGAACGTGGTATCTTGTAAGATGCGGGAATAATCTGACACACGAAGCAGCGAAACGACTTAACACCCAGTTAAAAAAACGGTACCATATTGATTCGGTGATACGCCCTGAGGATTGGTTTTAA
- a CDS encoding methyl-accepting chemotaxis protein, whose amino-acid sequence MVAYKRRHLFINKEFQGKYIFSAFICVAAGSVLFALIFSFFSSNTLSIVYDNYHLKLGTTPGLLLNKILGAQWLFIVLGGIAVAIMTLFLTHRVAGPFFRFEKTLDLMTTKDLSGRIFLRKNDEGKNLGEKINAFNKMLSHSLLQMRQSAVSIKQCCDSDQATDSSRTQQDLLQAKLETIRQQNQLMMEILNGFKLTIE is encoded by the coding sequence ATGGTCGCATACAAGCGCAGACATTTATTTATCAACAAAGAATTTCAAGGGAAATACATATTCAGTGCCTTTATCTGCGTTGCCGCCGGCAGTGTGCTATTTGCCCTGATATTCAGTTTTTTTTCTTCCAACACGCTCTCGATTGTCTACGACAACTATCACCTGAAACTCGGCACCACACCGGGCTTGTTGTTAAACAAAATTCTCGGTGCGCAATGGCTGTTTATTGTCCTTGGCGGCATTGCGGTTGCCATTATGACCCTATTTCTTACCCATCGGGTTGCCGGGCCGTTTTTCAGGTTTGAAAAAACGCTGGATTTAATGACGACCAAGGACCTCTCGGGTCGCATCTTCCTTCGTAAAAATGACGAAGGGAAAAATCTCGGTGAAAAAATAAATGCGTTTAATAAGATGCTTTCCCATAGTCTGCTCCAAATGCGCCAGTCCGCAGTAAGTATCAAACAATGCTGTGATTCCGACCAGGCTACCGATAGCAGCCGAACTCAACAGGATCTGTTGCAAGCGAAATTAGAGACAATCCGCCAACAGAACCAACTGATGATGGAAATACTGAATGGGTTCAAACTGACGATTGAATAA
- a CDS encoding chemotaxis protein CheW, producing MADFIEPMDKAIKAMADKEGKYLSFSLGSEEYGISILKIKEIIGMMAITSVPQTPKFVKGVINLRGRVIPIIDLRLKFGMEPMDYTERTCIIVVEIESETGTIQIGNVVDSVSEVLNIRAEQIEKAPTFGVALNTSFILGMAKMESGVKILLDINRVLAAEEIQALEKVG from the coding sequence ATGGCCGATTTTATTGAACCGATGGATAAGGCGATTAAGGCAATGGCTGACAAGGAAGGAAAATATCTTTCTTTTTCCCTGGGAAGTGAAGAGTATGGCATCAGCATTCTTAAAATAAAAGAGATTATCGGAATGATGGCCATAACCAGCGTTCCTCAAACGCCGAAATTTGTCAAAGGCGTTATTAATCTTCGTGGCCGGGTAATTCCCATCATTGATTTGAGACTGAAATTCGGCATGGAGCCCATGGATTATACGGAGCGAACCTGTATCATCGTGGTTGAGATTGAAAGTGAAACTGGTACGATTCAGATCGGCAATGTGGTGGACTCGGTTTCCGAGGTGCTTAATATTCGCGCGGAACAGATTGAAAAAGCGCCGACCTTCGGCGTGGCTTTAAATACGAGTTTCATTTTGGGAATGGCTAAAATGGAAAGTGGCGTCAAAATTCTCCTTGATATTAACAGAGTCTTGGCGGCGGAAGAAATCCAAGCGCTTGAAAAGGTGGGATGA